From the Trifolium pratense cultivar HEN17-A07 linkage group LG4, ARS_RC_1.1, whole genome shotgun sequence genome, the window TTAATCCACATGAGAAACCTAGACTACAATTACAGTCTCATCTAACATCAGCTCTCACCTCTGTTATTCTTCAATACAAGCTATCCACTGTACCTCTTATCTCTGTTCCTCATATATGAATCTTCTCTACAAGCCGTCCACTATGTGATGAATATTGAACTTAACTCCACTTTAAGATCATGATTCAAAGGGGAGGGTTGCCCAGTCTTATATAAGCCCTCATAAACATGGTTAATTCTTCACCTCAAAACTATTAAGTCTTCACAATGTTGTGCTGTTTtggaaaatcatttttttgcaTGTGAACATTAATGACTCCTAGAAGTGGCAGCCAGATCCATTTGAAGGTTATTCGGTCAAATgtgtatatcaatttttaacAAAGAAGGATCAAGTGGTCATTCCGGATCAAAAATGAcgtgatttgaaataatttactTCTGCGAAAAATATCTATTTTTacatgacaattattttgaaaataagatAACAACAAAGGATAATCTAGCGAGAGGAGACGTAACTCAATTAGATTCTCTACTTTTTTCAGGGAGGGTGTGAGTTCAACGAAACAtctaattgtttatttttttttttgaatgattttttctgTAATCTTTTGAGGGGTGTTGTAAAGTGCCTGGGAATTGATACTGTTTTTTCTATTGATTTTCCTCTTCATCCTCTTCAATTTGGTAGTAGTTATTTGTTTAAAAGGGAGACACACAAGTGTTTTATTGATTAAGTTTATCTAtaaactataatatatataaagagaataatCAGTTTTGgtgtgaaatttttataatatcaacaatatttttgattttttttagcagcaaattttttttttattaacaaactcaccaaaacATAAGGCTGGTCTATTGTCTATCGACGcccttttttatttcttttttgttcatCCTTTGACTCGGTAAGGGAACGGAAAGCAATTCAATGGCAACTTGAAGCAgaatatcataattttttattaacaaagtGGTTGAAGACagggaaaaaaaaacttcatgtACGATTTAAACTATTGGTGACTAAATCTTCTGTACTTGTAcaattgtacttttttttttttactttatctTGTACTTGattgataaattttttgtaCTTTTACAGTTTTACCCAATTTGGTGCATGATGCATCTTGTACTTGATTGAGATTGTTTtacttaatatattatttgtttttccaaaaaaaaaaaaaaatatctatcaAACATTCAAATATcatataagaataaaaaaatctttaataTCTCAAAAATTTGTTGCCTTTTCCTTCCACcgaacacaaatataagcaaaaatgcattttttaaatttatgatgTATCTAGCCTGTATTATAGTTCAGATACatttgttattcaatgaatcgaaaaaagtatatttttgcttatatttgtgttcggagggagtattcaatggataaataaaaataactttttcaggttcattatattattaatgtatccggtctatattatagaccaaatacaatAGTTATgcaataaatatagaaaatatttttttttactagtgtTGTatactatgaagcacggacaccggacacgacacagacactgacacgtcgacatcgataaaaatttaaaaaaatgacataatttaatataatcatAAGTGTTGGTGTCAGACatggacaccgacacgtgtctgACATGGACACGTCTAATCTGACGAGTATCGGTGATTCCTAAAATGtatatcttttatcttttatataaaataaaggaaggaaagtaaaataaagaaagaataatTCCAATTCGTGCAAACTACACCACCGTTATTTTACCACTTTGAGTGAGAGAACGAAAGAAAGAaacaatattcaatttttatgaCTCACCTCGTCACTCGTACTCAACTCGCTCGACTCGCGCCTTTCATTCATCGCTCCATAACAACAACAAGTCTCATTCCAAAACCGTCACCTTACCTCAATTCTCAACCATAACCGATCTCAAACTCCTCCGAACAACTCTCCGGCAATGGAGGCACAGCCACCGGAATCCAACACCCCCGCCGTTGaagaaggaggaggaggagaagaCTTCATCCAAGTCCACGATCTGAAAATGGAGAGTTTATCTGATAGCATGGTTCGAATTGATCATCCATCAGATGCAGTCGATGCAGCTTCGTCTCCTTCTGATGATCCGATGGTTATAGATCGCCGTCCGGTAGCGCTTCCGGTGGAGCTTTCAAGAAACGTGATGATGCTTTCTTGTGAGTCTTCTGCTGTTGGCGGTGTTTGTGATGTTTACTTGGTTGGCACCGCTCATGTATCGgaggtagttttttttgttttgattttggtgCAGTTTtaattcatttcaattttaattgttattgtgttatttctttgcttaaaatgaatatttgtcttcttttaattatattatgttattgtgtttttagttcattcatTTCAATTGGAATTGccttttgtttaattttgtaaaatgcatggttttaaattgcggttgtaGTTGTGGTTAAGTTGTTAACCTTGATACCGGGGCATAATGCAGGCATTTGTTACTTTGGTGGGCGCCGCTGCATTGCCAATTGAATTCACCATCGTTGAATTGGTGGTGAATTGACATAGTTAGAGACTTAGAGCTTAACATTTACTACCTctggtcctaaatataagaaatagTTAACTTTTTAATACATTGAAAaatttgatgtatctagtctatgatatagtctagatacatacatcaatatttcaatgtatctaaaaagtgaatttttttcttatattaaggaccggagggagtatttcaattggaattgatttttgttttgtttgtaaaatttataGTTCTAAATTGCGGTTGTACTTGTGGTTAAACTGCGAACCTTGATACCGGAACAAAAAATGTAGGCACTTATTACTTTGGTGGTCGCGGTTGTGGTGTCAAATTGAATTCACTGATGTTGAATTGGTGGTGAATTGATATAGTTAGAGGTTAACATTTATGTTGAACTATGTTGCAGGAATCAAGCAAAGAAGTTCAAGCTATTGTCAATTTACTAAAACCAGAggttttgttttccttttgaaCTCTGTTAAACATAAGGCTGAGCTGCCTGATTTTGGATTTGATGCTGGTTCTCTTTCTTTTCCTTGCACGTTTTTAACATGAAACCATATGGTTGGCCTTTGTTTGCTGCAGTCTGTCTTCCTTGAATTGTGCTCGAGTCGTGTTAGGATGCTTACCATGCAAAATCTTAAGGTATCTACTTTTTAACTTGGTATTTCATAATGAGCAAGGTTGGCAACACATTATATGGTTATATGGTGACGgatattgattttgtaaaattgatttttgttaaAACTGAGTTGAACGTTAAGGGTCTATTTTTGGGTTCAACAAGGGGGTGGGGTAATGGAGTGGAAGGGGTTGTGTTTGGTTCGACGAGGGAAGGGCAAGTCTAGaattacatttttttcctttgtaATATGTAAGGtcacattaaataaaaatctatttaagtccaatttgtaaataaatatttggGGTGGCTAAAATTGGCTTTAGGAGTGATTTTACTTCCCTCCCCTCCAACCAAACAACTGATTTATGTTTTTGTACATTCATGTAAAAATGCGTTTAGCATTCAATTTAAGACTAAAACTTGCATTTGGAGTTAAAAGCTCCAAATCCCAACTTCAAGTTTAAATCAATTTTGGAGGCAAAAACAATTCTATTTGAGAACATCCAAATATGCCAAAAAAACTTCTGCTTCTAGAATCACTTTTGTCTCTCAAGAAAGTGAATACAAAATGTGCAATATATATTTAGTGGGAGTCATGACTGGTGTATCTTACTATTGGAGAATATCAGCAATAGCATGCTTTATAGTTATGCATTAGATGAGTGCAGGGGTTGAAAGGTTAAGTATATGCTTGCTGAATATTTGTATTGCTGACTGGTGTTGTACTGACCAAAGGagtatcatcatcattttattatacatatttattttttaataatatgctTATTTACCTTGATGTTTTAAACCTTTAAGCTTGCTAGTTTTGAGTATTTTGCTTTTCCTTGTGTATTAAGGAGGTGAAAAAAACATCCTTTCTTTCAGTAATAAAATGATAATTGTAATTGTCGTAGCCGTATAAAATATTGTTCAACTATAGCATTAACAAGTTGCTTTAATTTCATCCATATGTTGATTCTCATTTAGTTATCTATTTTCATCCAGGTACCTACTGTGAGAGAAATGATTGAAAtgttgaagaaaaaacataacatGTTTGAAGTAGTTTATTGCTGGTTCTTAGCCAAGGCATGTTTCTATGCTTGACTATCATATTTACCATCCCATTTACATTTTCAACTATTTATCTTTCCTTCTCTTATTCAATAATGCTTTATTTCTGATGTACCGTAGTTTTTATGCCCTTGAATTTCTGACAGGTTGCCAGTCAGCTTGAGGTCTTTCCGGGCGCTGAGTTTCGTGTGGCATATGAAGAAGCATTGAAGTATGGTGGCAGGGTGATACTCGGTGACCGCCCTGTACAGGTtggataagttttttttaaaataagaaaagccACTGATATTGCATATGTATAATGTAATGTATTATTCATTCTTATTATGTTTTCAACTCttcatattttctttgataCATTATTAAGGCTAGTAGTAGTATACAAGCAATGCTACATCACTATTTTTTTGTTGCTCTCTGCTGTAAGAATTTCCCTCATCTCCTTTGTTCATCCATTGTGTATGCTGTCTTATCGCGGCTGTAAGCAAAAAGGCTGTTATAACATTTAGAACAATTGACCGCCATGTCACATAGCCTACCATTTTGTTAGTTTTGATACTATTGCATAAAGGCCTACTCTGTACCACTTCAACCCTACAacataaatatatgtttttttccTCAACTTCTGAATCTACTTCAAACACTTACTGGAAAATATTCAATTCTTACGATATTACTCTTGATTCTTTCTATAGCCGTTGGAGAAATATTGATATGTACTATTGTAGtcaataaaaggaaaaaattgaaaacaaaatattttttgttgttttttggaAGAAGTTAGAAGAAATATCCTCTGAAATGCTGTTAAAAATAAGATATGCCATAATTCATAATagcatttatgttttttttacaaaactttGCTAAATGCACCCTAATCTGTTCATTTAGTTTTTCAATATTTGCAGTTATATGAAAGTGCTTTCAACATGGTTTGATTGTATGATGTTTTAAAGTTTCTTGTTACTGTATTAATGAGTTTTTATTTGGAATGAGACAGATTACATTGAAGAGAACATGGAGTAAGATGCCACTTTGGCACAAGGCAAAATTGGTGTACAATTTACTTttccaaacaatttttttaccaaGCTCCGATGATTTTAATAACATGGTATATTTCACGATCTTCATGCACTAATGATAAATGTGAATTAATCGTGTTTGTGCAAAGTTCTTGTCTATATCCTAACATGGGTTGCTTTGCTTCTTCAGCTAAAGGAAATGGGTGACAATGACATGCTAACTCTTGTTATTCAAGAAATGAGCAAGGAATATCCAACTTTAATGGAGACCCTTGGCGATGAACGAGATCAGTAAGCTCTATTgcacttaattaaattttcatttattgTGTCTGGCCCGCTTCCTTTATTCTTAAATTAGGGGGTCCTTGGAGTTGGAGGGCATCCTAGACATGGTTTTAGTACATTTTCTGCTTATCCTAGCCAAACCTTGGGTCTGAATTCAAATGCCTTGGAGGGGGCTTCTTACCACGTGCCTCTTTCGTTTCAGAGCTTCagatatcaaaatatttttgaacTGACCATACTGCAGAGATTTTTTGGGGGGTTGATATCATCCAGTTACATCTTTATCTAGTGCACTAGCATCTTGGAGTTTAGATGAAACATGTTCTTCATTGTTGCAATTAACAGTATATTAGTGAACGTGACTGGATTAGTTCAACTAACCTTTATTTTATCTAGAATTGAGGGTGACTGCATTTGTTCAAATAACCTCTGCTTTATCTAGAAGTTCTATACAATAAGATTATGTATTTATATTGCGTCTTATATTATGTATGATTTAACTTATATTGCGTCTCTGCAGGTACATGTCCTCCACATTATTACAAGTGGCAAGTGAGAGCAGATCAGTTGTTGCTGTTGTTGGGAAGGGGCATCTTCAAGGAATAAAGAAGAATTGGAAGCAACCTATTGTGGTTCGTGAACATTCAGTTATTTCTGTTTATAATTGTTATAATTGCTTGAGTTTATCCTGTGTGCACTTCAAAGCAGATACTCTTGAATTTAGAAGTATTTTTATCACAAAAACATTCTTCGGATACACCTATTTCATGATTTGTAGTTTTTGTCTTTTCAAAATTCTAGTACTCATTCATGTATTAGTCATTGACAGATTTTCTGACCCCAATTTTCCTTACTGTTTGTTATCAGATGCAGGATCTCCTGACAATTCCATCTCCCAAACCGGCTATCTCTGCATTGAGAGTCTTTACATCTGTTGGTGTTGGCGTGGCTGGGGTGGCCATAATATCAGGCATCTATCTTTCATGCAAGAAATGAATTTTCTAGGTAGAGACATTGTTATAATTTTCATCTACAGGAACGTTTGGTATATGGATTGAAATATACACATATTGAGTCAAGTTATACCATCATCAACAAAGTTGGTGCATAAGCCatttaattgattttgttttattgtttgcATAAGCATTGCAATCCCTTTCCTCTAAACCTTGTTAAATTATGCACAATCCCATTGGTGGCGTTTAGATATTATTAAAACAGGATAGAACAAAATGTATGCAATCCGGAATAGAAATATAGGAGCGTTTGAATTTAGCTCTATTATCCATAAGATTAAATGTATGTTGTCTTTAAATTCCGGCTTTGAGGTGAAGCCCATACGACGTCAagcgaatttggttgctcatactaTAGTTAGAGCGACCATTTCTTGGTCTCGTCGCgaaatttttaattcaataccTTCTTGTATTCATAACTTATTATAATAATGAAATGATGAGtttccttttgtaaaaaaaaaaaaaaaaaggaaagaacaAAATACTTGGTTCTGTACTAATATTTATTGCATATATTAAAAACAGAATAGAATAAGACTAGAGGTAAAAAGTTATGCATTttaactgtaaaaaaaataaaaaatagaactGGAATCAAATAGAACATATAACTCCAACAATTCAAAGGGTAATTTAGTAATAATTGCAcaattcaaacaaattcattactccactaactttttttaatatccatatttttttagagATTCTTATATTTAGAGACGGTGTGTGTAGATCACTTTGATAGTTTTATACAATAAAAATTGTAGTTAAATGTTTGTATGGAAAAATCAACTATGAGTTACTTTATAACATTACATTTCATTAATCATTAATGTATGAGAAAGATAGGTCAAAAGAATTGAGAAAAGATGGATAAAATTAAGATTTCTCACCTCCTTTATCAACAAGCAAGCTTGTTTAATATAAGATTTCTCTCTTATACTAAAGATGGACAAAATTAAGAAATCGAAGAGTATACGAAATTGAGAGAGAAGAGGTGCTTGAAACTGaaggaaaaaattaatttgcattcAATCAATAGATTTTTAGAGACTCACCCGTCCGTATCCAATTGTTCATGACTGATTTTTTACAAATATTGACCTGAGACTCGACCTAATGCTTCAATTTGTTGGCGGTTATCTCAGTTGAGTCGGGAGTGATAGGTTTGTAATCATATATAATTCCTCCAAAAGtattattaatatgaaaaagaaaataatgggTCAGGGACTAAATCAAACTCACCAAAACAAGATAACAGTAACTAAGCAAACCAACTTTGTCTTAAAAGAAATCATCTCTAGAACAGTCTGGTAATTGATTCCACCAAACTAAATCATCAACAAGGTGTGTTTTAGCATGCTACATCTATTTGCTTTagacaaaaatacccttatacTCTTTGTTCAGTTGTGATTAAATGTGTGGCTTTAAAgccattctctctctctctctctcattagtCGGACACAATCTctttgaaaagaagaaaacctTTCTTGCTG encodes:
- the LOC123920275 gene encoding traB domain-containing protein, which codes for MEAQPPESNTPAVEEGGGGEDFIQVHDLKMESLSDSMVRIDHPSDAVDAASSPSDDPMVIDRRPVALPVELSRNVMMLSCESSAVGGVCDVYLVGTAHVSEESSKEVQAIVNLLKPESVFLELCSSRVRMLTMQNLKVPTVREMIEMLKKKHNMFEVVYCWFLAKVASQLEVFPGAEFRVAYEEALKYGGRVILGDRPVQITLKRTWSKMPLWHKAKLVYNLLFQTIFLPSSDDFNNMLKEMGDNDMLTLVIQEMSKEYPTLMETLGDERDQYMSSTLLQVASESRSVVAVVGKGHLQGIKKNWKQPIVMQDLLTIPSPKPAISALRVFTSVGVGVAGVAIISGIYLSCKK